A region from the Geotrypetes seraphini chromosome 10, aGeoSer1.1, whole genome shotgun sequence genome encodes:
- the KCNJ16 gene encoding inward rectifier potassium channel 16, whose product MQQNSSSHGSRTVKENSNWNPNLNNDSTVSKKKIQKRFLQKDGSCNVYFKHIFGEWESYVVDIFTTLVDIKWRHMFIIFSLSYILSWLLFGLIFWIIALQHGDLIDLETRPCIDNVHSFTGAFLFSLETQTTIGYGYRCVTQECYMAIIVVTLQSVLSCFINTFIIGAALAKMAKARKRAQTIRFSYYATVSIRDGKLCLMWRIGDFRPNHMVEGTVRAQLLRYKNDTEKRITMEYKDLKLVNEQIILATPVTVVHEINRESPLYELDRKALAVQNFEILVTFVYTGDSTGTSHQSRSSYLPQEIMWGYRFNEVLQVKEKYYKVYCIEFEEMTEFYAPFCSAKQLDFNEQAYDKTENPLDQPVGKSGLPAAARPNNTVTIISNSEGPENTATFINQTAPYHQDLLSPSGKSMESQT is encoded by the coding sequence ATGCAACAGAACAGCAGTAGCCATGGATCAAGGACCGTAAAAGAAAATAGCAATTGGAATCCGAATCTAAACAATGACAGCACAGTATCAAAAAAGAAGATCCagaagagatttcttcaaaaagatGGGAGTTGCAATGTGTATTTCAAGCACATATTTGGAGAATGGGAGAGCTACGTAGTCGATATCTTTACCACCCTTGTGGACATCAAATGGCGACACATGTTTATTATTTTCTCTTTGTCGTATATTCTTTCCTGGTTGCTCTTTGGTCTCATTTTCTGGATTATAGCGTTGCAGCACGGTGACCTAATTGATCTAGAAACAAGACCTTGCATCGATAATGTCCATTCCTTCACCGGGGCCTTCCTGTTCTCTCTAGAAACACAAACCACCATTGGCTATGGCTATCGATGTGTGACCCAAGAGTGCTACATGGCCATCATCGTGGTTACGCTCCAGTCAGTCTTGAGCTGTTTCATAAACACTTTCATAATCGGTGCCGCACTGGCCAAAATGGCAAAGGCCAGAAAGAGAGCTCAAACCATCCGCTTCAGTTACTATGCTACCGTTAGCATTAGGGATGGGAAACTCTGCCTTATGTGGCGCATTGGTGACTTTCGACCGAATCACATGGTAGAAGGAACGGTAAGAGCTCAGCTTCTTCGTTACAAGAATGACACCGAGAAAAGAATTACAATGGAATATAAGGACCTCAAGTTGGTCAACGAGCAAATCATCCTGGCGACACCAGTAACTGTTGTACACGAGATAAACCGTGAAAGTCCTCTCTATGAATTGGACAGGAAAGCACTCGCTGTGCAGAACTTTGAGATATTAGTCACATTCGTCTATACCGGTGACTCCACTGGAACATCCCACCAATCTAGAAGCTCATATCTGCCTCAAGAAATTATGTGGGGCTACAGGTTCAATGAAGTTCTACAGGTCAAAGAAAAGTATTATAAAGTCTACTGTATTGAATTTGAAGAGATGACTGAGTTCTACGCTCCCTTCTGCAGTGCCAAACAGCTGGACTTCAACGAGCAAGCATATGACAAAACTGAAAACCCTTTGGACCAACCGGTAGGGAAGAGTGGGTTACCTGCTGCAGCTAGGCCAAATAATACCGTTACCATCATCAGCAACAGTGAAGGTCCAGAAAATACAGCAACATTTATCAACCAAACTGCGCCTTATCATCAGGATCTTCTGTCCCCGAGTGGAAAGTCAATGGAATCACAGACGTGA